From Dendropsophus ebraccatus isolate aDenEbr1 chromosome 2, aDenEbr1.pat, whole genome shotgun sequence, a single genomic window includes:
- the LOC138784852 gene encoding uncharacterized protein: MLSCRSCVWISCLLFLSVCYGIPAERCPGGQSCASSAPIDSDQPRPCVGARCPVKASRTSHSYQQTASGETLYQPVRANQPASASARSDFSGSPDVWGGPSNVTKDCKGIECKLPLRIRLKSRGRVPCTGEGCPPVEGQQGFVRLSDRAAHFIGEVPDFQFSNAELGGAPLGVQLTCDIKPGENEVPSEDALILQLQLAKGQEKFVESLKIQQKTITDLQQKLSEQQNLLVNQQREIIEQQRRMYEQMDMVKVQYSILFDTVKQMSFQSLQEDIQQYFEAHLQGMQNQVRNHLQKTYSVHKVDVDAKVIDVEDSLPECGSCESEEFCDFQKAPPVCAKCTLCPAGFFQLSDCSENVDRICQDRDECMDSPSICGERIKCLNTPGGFRCLGVAEKDAALGICGDQYFFNKELQECQACSECEEGVVAFSCTADSDTVCTTDPTGESKLSESWSASLSLPPSKIPNSQIYLGLSLKIKEKDHCEILSPEENHVVFKQHGLLWADLNFAVKHNCRNFLQLSLKLNNSEEGYEISGSRIEQPEGKYFQSTSVSCAVEVEPSQTISVVLKSPNQFCNQSKDLHVYDLNTPLSLFWLSHDTGAVAMSAQMSTAMHYQTNYRPTFKIISVSDPYMVSLSHDGRSIKLTESGVVKFVFQQALYSMGPTCVREGFNLVFYINRNGTNSELMQVFKSGVNYRDTSISGSGAAKVNSGDIISFEVLSPAQCNVRYFGENSGISMLSLLWIPTAISTAITASVSGSGLPTGAVRNKPLSFNLDLPGDKIIQLLSSGQFAHKYFKIAENGGVSVSFNLKLIHSCNVVKVTISTRINDQAQPTVVSQQIGGQMPEGSQWTSVALRSSFHVKSGTMILVSLDCVRGRINQIAHDKGTNLSILWVSS; this comes from the exons ATGCTGAGTTGTCGGTCCTGCGTATGGATAAGCTGCCTGCTATTCCTGTCCGTATGTTATGGAATTCCAGCTGAGAGATGCCCAGGGGGTCAGTCCTGTGCCAGCAGTGCTCCTATAGATAGTGACCAGCCGAGGCCATGTGTGGGGGCCAGGTGCCCGGTTAAAGCGAGCAGAACCTCGCACTCCTACCAGCAGACGGCGAGCGGTGAAACTCTCTACCAGCCTGTAAGAGCTAACCAGCCGGCATCTGCTTCTGCAAGATCTGACTTTTCTGGTAGTCCCGATGTATGGGGGGGACCCAGCAATGTCACCAAGGATTGTAAAGGAATTGAATGTAAACTGCCCCTGAGGATCCGGCTGAAATCTCGAGGCAGAGTTCCTTGTACTGGGGAAGGATGCCCGCCTGTGGAGGGGCAACAGGGTTTCGTGCGGTTGTCAGACCGGGCAGCTCACTTTATTGGGGAAGTACCGGATTTTCAGTTCTCAAATGCTGAGCTAGGAGGCGCTCCGCTGGGAGTTCAACTCACCTGTGACATCAAACCAG GAGAGAATGAAGTTCCATCGGAAGACGCTTTGATTCTTCAGTTGCAGCTCGCCAAAGGCCAGGAGAAGTTTGTAGAGTCATTGAAAATCCAACAAAAGACCATCACAGATTTACAGCAAAAACTCTCCGAGCAGCAGAACCTACTGGTCAACCAGCAACGAGAGATCATAGAGCAGCAGAGGAGAATGTATGAGCAGATGGACATGGTCAAAGTCCAGTACAGCATCCTATTCGACACCGTGAAGCAGATGTCCTTCCAGAGTCTacaggaggacatacagcagtatttCGAGGCTCATCTCCAAGGGATGCAGAACCAGGTTCGGAACCATCTCCAGAAGACGTACTCTGTCCATAAGGTGGACGTGGACGCCAAAGTGATTGACGTTGAGGATTCTCTACCCGAATGCGGCAGCTGCGAAAGCGAAGAGTTTTGTGACTTTCAGAAGGCACCTCCCGTCTGTGCAAAATGTACATTGTGTCCTGCAGGATTCTTCCAGCTGTCCGATTGTTCAGAAAATGTGGATCGGATTTGTCAa GACAGAGATGAGTGCATGGATTCACCAAGTATCTGTGGCGAGAGAATTAAGTGCTTAAACACCCCAG GTGGTTTCCGGTGTCTTGGGGTTGCTGAAAAAGATGCAGCTTTAGGGATTTGTGGTGATCAATACTTCTTTAATAAGGAACTTCAGGAGTGCCAAGCCTGCTCCGAATGTGAAGAAGGGGTTGTAGCCTTTTCATGTACTGCCGACAGTGATACCGTCTGCACAACAGACCCAACCGGTGAAAGCAAATTATCGGAATCCTGGTCAGCCAGCCTTTCTCTGCCTCCATCTAAAATCCCTAACTCCCAGATCTACCTCGGCCTCAGCTTAAAGATCAAAGAGAAAGATCATTGCGAAATCTTGTCTCCTGAAGAAAATCACGTGGTCTTCAAACAGCACGGCTTGTTATGGGCGGACCTGAATTTTGCTGTAAAACATAACTGCAGGAATTTTCTTCAGCTCTCCTTAAAACTTAACAACAGCGAAGAAGGTTATGAGATAAGTGGTTCCCGAATAGAACAACCAGAAGGAAAATACTTCCAGAGCACCAGCGTAAGTTGTGCCGTAGAGGTTGAGCCGAGCCAAACCATATCTGTGGTCCTAAAAAGCCCCAACCAGTTCTGTAACCAGAGTAAAGACTTACACGTGTATGATCTGAACACGCCACTGAGCTTGTTTTGGCTATCTCATGACACAGGAGCGGTGGCCATGAGTGCCCAGATGTCCACGGCAATGCATTACCAAACCAACTATCGGCCCACCTTTAAGATCATTTCTGTGTCTGATCCTTACATGGTCAGTCTGTCTCACGATGGAAGAAGCATTAAATTAACTGAGTCTGGGGTAGTcaaatttgtctttcaacaagccTTGTACTCGATGGGTCCAACCTGTGTGCGTGAAGGTTTTAACCTAGTTTTTTACATAAACCGAAATGGCACAAATTCCGAATTAATGCAAGTATTCAAGTCTGGGGTAAACTACAGAGACACATCCATCTCGGGATCCGGAGCGGCCAAAGTTAACTCTGGAGACATAATAAGTTTCGAGGTTCTTTCGCCGGCTCAGTGCAACGTGAGATattttggagagaattctggaatCAGCATGTTGAGTCTTCTCTGGATTCCGACGGCAATCTCCACCGCTATCACAGCCTCGGTATCCGGCTCTGGATTACCCACAGGAGCTGTAAGAAATAAACCTTTGAGTTTCAACCTGGATTTGCCCGGTGATAAAATAATTCAGCTCCTTTCATCCGGCCAGTTTGCCCACAAATATTTCAAGATTGCAGAAAATGGCGGCGTCAGTGTCTCTTTCAACCTGAAATTGATCCATTCGTGCAATGTTGTTAAAGTAACAATAAGTACCCGGATAAATGACCAAGCGCAACCAACTGTGGTCTCCCAGCAAATCGGTGGGCAGATGCCCGAAGGAAGTCAATGGACTAGTGTGGCTCTACGATCTTCGTTTCATGTTAAAAGTGGCACAATGATATTGGTTTCGCTGGACTGTGTTCGGGGTAGAATCAACCAGATTGCTCATGACAAAGGGACTAACTTGTCAATCTTATGGGTTTCATCATAG